A genomic stretch from Astatotilapia calliptera chromosome 4, fAstCal1.2, whole genome shotgun sequence includes:
- the dnm2a gene encoding dynamin-2 isoform X10, producing MGNRGMEDLIPLINKLQDAFSSIGQSCNLDLPQIAVVGGQSAGKSSVLENFVGRDFLPRGSGIVTRRPLILQLINNKAEYAEFLHCKGKKFVDFDEVRAEIEAETDRITGSNKGISPIPINLRVYSPHVLNLTLIDLPGMTKVAVGDQPQDIEHQIRDMLLQFITKESCLILAVTPANTDLANSDALKIAKEVDPQGLRTIGVITKLDLMDEGTDAKDIFENKLLPLRRGYIGVVNRSQKDIDGRKDIRAALAAERKFFLSHPAYRHMAERMGTPHLQKALNQQLTNHIRDTLPGLRSKLQSQLLSLEKEVEEYKNFRPDDPTRKTKALLQMVQQFGVDFEKCIEGSGDQVDTNELSGGAKINRLFHERFPFELVKIVFDEKELRREISHAIKNVHGVRTGLFTPDLAFEAIVKKQILKLKEPSLKCVDLVVSELTALVMKCAVKLNSYPRLREETERIVTTHVREREGKAKDQVLLLIDIELSYINTNHEDFIGFANAQQRNTAANKKRAIPNQVIRKGWLTINISIMKGGSKEYWFVLTAESLSWYKNEEEKEKKYMLPLDNLKLRDVEKGFMSTKHIFAIFNTEQRNVYKDLRQIELACDTQDDVDSWKASFLRAGVYPEKDQEENEEPCPADTFSMDPQLERQVETIRNLVDSYISIINKSIRDLVPKTIMHLMINSAKDFIHSELLAYLYSSGDQNILMEESADQAQRRDEMLRMYHALKEALVIIGDISANTISTPVPPPVNDSWMQEASPTAQRRPTPTSSQPPSRPPAVRGPTPGPPLNPSPAFGAPLNPSPAFGAPPIPSRPGPPINAFNSSQDPFSAPPQIPSRPARVPPNIPSRRPPGAPSHRPTIIRPAEPSLLD from the exons GGACTTCCTTCCACGTGGCTCAGGCATTGTGACCCGCAGACCTCTAATTTTGCAGCTGATCAACAATAAAGCAG AATATGCTGAATTCTTGCACTGCAAAGGAAAGAAGTTCGTGGATTTTGATGAAGTGCGGGCAGAAATTGAGGCAGAGACCGACAGGATAACAGGCTCCAACAAAGGCATCTCTCCTATCCCAATTAACCTGAGGGTGTACTCCCCACACG TGCTGAACCTGACACTGATTGACCTCCCGGGAATGACTAAGGTTGCTGTAGGAGATCAGCCACAAGACATAGAGCACCAGATCAGGGATATGCTGTTGCAATTCATTACCAAGGAAAGCTGTCTGATCCTGGCAGTCACTCCTGCCAACACTGATCTGGCCAACTCTGATGCTTTGAAGATTGCAAAGGAGGTGGACCCACAGG GTCTGCGTACCATTGGTGTTATAACAAAACTGGATCTGATGGACGAAGGGACAGATGCGaaggatatttttgaaaataaactTCTGCCACTGCGAAGGG gtTACATAGGTGTGGTGAACCGCAGTCAGAAAGACATTGATGGGAGGAAAGACATTCGTGCTGCTCTGGCTGCTGAGAGAAAGTTCTTCTTGTCTCACCCAGCCTATAGACACATGGCAGAACGCATGGGTACACCACATCTACAGAAAGCACTTAACCAG CAATTGACCAACCACATCAGGGATACCCTGCCTGGTCTGCGCAGTAAGTTGCAGAGTCAGCTTCTCTCCCTAGAGAAGGAGGTTGAGGAGTACAAGAACTTCCGTCCAGATGACCCGACACGGAAGACCAAGGCTTTGTTGCA GATGGTGCAGCAGTTTGGTGTGGACTTTGAGAAGTGCATTGAAGGCTCCGGGGACCAGGTGGACACCAATGAGCTTTCGGGTGGTGCCAAGATCAACCGCCTCTTTCATGAGCGCTTCCCCTTTGAACTGGTCAAG ATTGTTTTTGATGAGAAGGAGCTACGGCGAGAAATCAGCCATGCAATCAAGAATGTCCACGGTGTCAG AACGGGGCTCTTCACCCCTGACCTGGCTTTCGAGGCGATTGTCAAAAAGCAGATCCTCAAACTCAAAGAGCCCAGCCTTAAATGTGTGGACCTGGTGGTTTCTGAGCTCACCGCACTCGTCATGAAGTGTGCAGTTAAG CTCAACTCCTACCCCAGACTGAGAGAGGAGACTGAGAGAATTGTCACAACTCATGTCAGAGAAAGAGAAGGGAAGGCCAAGGACCAG GTTCTGCTGCTGATTGACATTGAGCTGTCCTACATCAACACCAACCATGAGGACTTCATAGGCTTTGCTAA TGCtcagcagaggaacacggcTGCGAACAAGAAGAGGGCCATACCGAACCAG GTGATCAGGAAAGGCTGGCTAACCATCAACATCAGCATCATGAAAGGAGGCTCCAAGGAATACTGGTTTGTCCTGACTGCTGAGTCCCTGTCCTGGTACAAAAATGAGGAG gaaaaagaaaagaagtataTGCTTCCCTTGGATAACCTGAAGCTCAGAGATGTTGAGAAAGGCTTTATGTCCACAAAGCACATCTTTGCAATCTTCAACACTGAACAGAG GAACGTGTACAAGGATCTTCGCCAAATAGAACTGGCATGTGATACTCAGGACGATGTGGACAGCTGGAAAGCGTCTTTCCTCAGGGCTGGAGTTTATCCAGAAAAGGACCAG GAGGAGAATGAAGAGCCTTGCCCTGCAGATACATTCTCCATGGATCCTCAGTTGGAACGGCAGGTGGAAACCATACGCAACCTGGTGGACTCGTACATCAGCATCATAAACAAATCTATCAGAGATCTTGTGCCCAAGACCATCATGCATCTCATGATCAACAGC GCGAAGGACTTCATCCACTCAGAGCTTCTGGCCTACCTCTATTCATCTGGGGATCAGAACATCCTGATGGAGGAGTCGGCTGACCAGGCCCAGCGTAGAGATGAAATGCTGCGCATGTATCATGCACTCAAGGAAGCACTGGTCATTATTGGCGACATCAGTGCCAACACAATCTCCACCCCAGTACCGCCACCTGTAAATGACTCCTGGATGCAGGAAGCCAG TCCGACCGCTCAGCGCAGGCCAACTCCTACATCATCCCAACCCCCCAGCCGTCCACCTGCTGTGAGGGGACCAACACCAGGACCTCCCTTGAACCCTTCCCCTGCATTTGGAGCACCACTCAATCCCTCCCCGGCCTTTGGTGCACCCCCAATCCCCTCCCGCCCAGGCCCGCCCATCAATGCCTTCAATAGCAGTCAGGATCCCTTCAGTGCACCCCCACAGATCCCCTCCCGGCCTGCTCGTGTCCCTCCCAATATTCCCAG CCGAAGACCCCCTGGTGCTCCTTCtcaccggcccaccattattcGCCCTGCTGAGCCCTCCCTGCTAGACTAG
- the dnm2a gene encoding dynamin-2 isoform X5 produces the protein MGNRGMEDLIPLINKLQDAFSSIGQSCNLDLPQIAVVGGQSAGKSSVLENFVGRDFLPRGSGIVTRRPLILQLINNKAEYAEFLHCKGKKFVDFDEVRAEIEAETDRITGSNKGISPIPINLRVYSPHVLNLTLIDLPGMTKVAVGDQPQDIEHQIRDMLLQFITKESCLILAVTPANTDLANSDALKIAKEVDPQGLRTIGVITKLDLMDEGTDAKDIFENKLLPLRRGYIGVVNRSQKDIDGRKDIRAALAAERKFFLSHPAYRHMAERMGTPHLQKALNQQLTNHIRDTLPGLRSKLQSQLLSLEKEVEEYKNFRPDDPTRKTKALLQMVQQFGVDFEKCIEGSGDQVDTNELSGGAKINRLFHERFPFELVKIVFDEKELRREISHAIKNVHGVRTGLFTPDLAFEAIVKKQIVKLKTPCLKCIDLVIQELINTVRQCTNKLNSYPRLREETERIVTTHVREREGKAKDQVLLLIDIELSYINTNHEDFIGFANAQQRNTAANKKRAIPNQLDALGEVYEEKVIRKGWLTINISIMKGGSKEYWFVLTAESLSWYKNEEEKEKKYMLPLDNLKLRDVEKGFMSTKHIFAIFNTEQRNVYKDLRQIELACDTQDDVDSWKASFLRAGVYPEKDQEENEEPCPADTFSMDPQLERQVETIRNLVDSYISIINKSIRDLVPKTIMHLMINSAKDFIHSELLAYLYSSGDQNILMEESADQAQRRDEMLRMYHALKEALVIIGDISANTISTPVPPPVNDSWMQEASPTAQRRPTPTSSQPPSRPPAVRGPTPGPPLNPSPAFGAPLNPSPAFGAPPIPSRPGPPINAFNSSQDPFSAPPQIPSRPARVPPNIPSRRPPGAPSHRPTIIRPAEPSLLD, from the exons GGACTTCCTTCCACGTGGCTCAGGCATTGTGACCCGCAGACCTCTAATTTTGCAGCTGATCAACAATAAAGCAG AATATGCTGAATTCTTGCACTGCAAAGGAAAGAAGTTCGTGGATTTTGATGAAGTGCGGGCAGAAATTGAGGCAGAGACCGACAGGATAACAGGCTCCAACAAAGGCATCTCTCCTATCCCAATTAACCTGAGGGTGTACTCCCCACACG TGCTGAACCTGACACTGATTGACCTCCCGGGAATGACTAAGGTTGCTGTAGGAGATCAGCCACAAGACATAGAGCACCAGATCAGGGATATGCTGTTGCAATTCATTACCAAGGAAAGCTGTCTGATCCTGGCAGTCACTCCTGCCAACACTGATCTGGCCAACTCTGATGCTTTGAAGATTGCAAAGGAGGTGGACCCACAGG GTCTGCGTACCATTGGTGTTATAACAAAACTGGATCTGATGGACGAAGGGACAGATGCGaaggatatttttgaaaataaactTCTGCCACTGCGAAGGG gtTACATAGGTGTGGTGAACCGCAGTCAGAAAGACATTGATGGGAGGAAAGACATTCGTGCTGCTCTGGCTGCTGAGAGAAAGTTCTTCTTGTCTCACCCAGCCTATAGACACATGGCAGAACGCATGGGTACACCACATCTACAGAAAGCACTTAACCAG CAATTGACCAACCACATCAGGGATACCCTGCCTGGTCTGCGCAGTAAGTTGCAGAGTCAGCTTCTCTCCCTAGAGAAGGAGGTTGAGGAGTACAAGAACTTCCGTCCAGATGACCCGACACGGAAGACCAAGGCTTTGTTGCA GATGGTGCAGCAGTTTGGTGTGGACTTTGAGAAGTGCATTGAAGGCTCCGGGGACCAGGTGGACACCAATGAGCTTTCGGGTGGTGCCAAGATCAACCGCCTCTTTCATGAGCGCTTCCCCTTTGAACTGGTCAAG ATTGTTTTTGATGAGAAGGAGCTACGGCGAGAAATCAGCCATGCAATCAAGAATGTCCACGGTGTCAG AACGGGACTGTTCACTCCAGACCTGGCGTTTGAGGCCATCGTGAAAAAGCAGATCGTTAAGCTGAAAACGCCCTGTCTCAAATGTATCGATCTGGTCATTCAGGAGCTCATCAACACAGTCAGGCAGTGCACCAACAAG CTCAACTCCTACCCCAGACTGAGAGAGGAGACTGAGAGAATTGTCACAACTCATGTCAGAGAAAGAGAAGGGAAGGCCAAGGACCAG GTTCTGCTGCTGATTGACATTGAGCTGTCCTACATCAACACCAACCATGAGGACTTCATAGGCTTTGCTAA TGCtcagcagaggaacacggcTGCGAACAAGAAGAGGGCCATACCGAACCAG CTTGACGCACTAGGAGAGGTCTACGAGGAAAAG GTGATCAGGAAAGGCTGGCTAACCATCAACATCAGCATCATGAAAGGAGGCTCCAAGGAATACTGGTTTGTCCTGACTGCTGAGTCCCTGTCCTGGTACAAAAATGAGGAG gaaaaagaaaagaagtataTGCTTCCCTTGGATAACCTGAAGCTCAGAGATGTTGAGAAAGGCTTTATGTCCACAAAGCACATCTTTGCAATCTTCAACACTGAACAGAG GAACGTGTACAAGGATCTTCGCCAAATAGAACTGGCATGTGATACTCAGGACGATGTGGACAGCTGGAAAGCGTCTTTCCTCAGGGCTGGAGTTTATCCAGAAAAGGACCAG GAGGAGAATGAAGAGCCTTGCCCTGCAGATACATTCTCCATGGATCCTCAGTTGGAACGGCAGGTGGAAACCATACGCAACCTGGTGGACTCGTACATCAGCATCATAAACAAATCTATCAGAGATCTTGTGCCCAAGACCATCATGCATCTCATGATCAACAGC GCGAAGGACTTCATCCACTCAGAGCTTCTGGCCTACCTCTATTCATCTGGGGATCAGAACATCCTGATGGAGGAGTCGGCTGACCAGGCCCAGCGTAGAGATGAAATGCTGCGCATGTATCATGCACTCAAGGAAGCACTGGTCATTATTGGCGACATCAGTGCCAACACAATCTCCACCCCAGTACCGCCACCTGTAAATGACTCCTGGATGCAGGAAGCCAG TCCGACCGCTCAGCGCAGGCCAACTCCTACATCATCCCAACCCCCCAGCCGTCCACCTGCTGTGAGGGGACCAACACCAGGACCTCCCTTGAACCCTTCCCCTGCATTTGGAGCACCACTCAATCCCTCCCCGGCCTTTGGTGCACCCCCAATCCCCTCCCGCCCAGGCCCGCCCATCAATGCCTTCAATAGCAGTCAGGATCCCTTCAGTGCACCCCCACAGATCCCCTCCCGGCCTGCTCGTGTCCCTCCCAATATTCCCAG CCGAAGACCCCCTGGTGCTCCTTCtcaccggcccaccattattcGCCCTGCTGAGCCCTCCCTGCTAGACTAG
- the dnm2a gene encoding dynamin-2 isoform X3 — MGNRGMEDLIPLINKLQDAFSSIGQSCNLDLPQIAVVGGQSAGKSSVLENFVGRDFLPRGSGIVTRRPLILQLINNKAEYAEFLHCKGKKFVDFDEVRAEIEAETDRITGSNKGISPIPINLRVYSPHVLNLTLIDLPGMTKVAVGDQPQDIEHQIRDMLLQFITKESCLILAVTPANTDLANSDALKIAKEVDPQGLRTIGVITKLDLMDEGTDAKDIFENKLLPLRRGYIGVVNRSQKDIDGRKDIRAALAAERKFFLSHPAYRHMAERMGTPHLQKALNQQLTNHIRDTLPGLRSKLQSQLLSLEKEVEEYKNFRPDDPTRKTKALLQMVQQFGVDFEKCIEGSGDQVDTNELSGGAKINRLFHERFPFELVKIVFDEKELRREISHAIKNVHGVRTGLFTPDLAFEAIVKKQIVKLKTPCLKCIDLVIQELINTVRQCTNKLNSYPRLREETERIVTTHVREREGKAKDQVLLLIDIELSYINTNHEDFIGFANLDYRRLDDGSSPVYGNNSAQQRNTAANKKRAIPNQVIRKGWLTINISIMKGGSKEYWFVLTAESLSWYKNEEEKEKKYMLPLDNLKLRDVEKGFMSTKHIFAIFNTEQRNVYKDLRQIELACDTQDDVDSWKASFLRAGVYPEKDQEENEEPCPADTFSMDPQLERQVETIRNLVDSYISIINKSIRDLVPKTIMHLMINSAKDFIHSELLAYLYSSGDQNILMEESADQAQRRDEMLRMYHALKEALVIIGDISANTISTPVPPPVNDSWMQEASPTAQRRPTPTSSQPPSRPPAVRGPTPGPPLNPSPAFGAPLNPSPAFGAPPIPSRPGPPINAFNSSQDPFSAPPQIPSRPARVPPNIPSRRPPGAPSHRPTIIRPAEPSLLD; from the exons GGACTTCCTTCCACGTGGCTCAGGCATTGTGACCCGCAGACCTCTAATTTTGCAGCTGATCAACAATAAAGCAG AATATGCTGAATTCTTGCACTGCAAAGGAAAGAAGTTCGTGGATTTTGATGAAGTGCGGGCAGAAATTGAGGCAGAGACCGACAGGATAACAGGCTCCAACAAAGGCATCTCTCCTATCCCAATTAACCTGAGGGTGTACTCCCCACACG TGCTGAACCTGACACTGATTGACCTCCCGGGAATGACTAAGGTTGCTGTAGGAGATCAGCCACAAGACATAGAGCACCAGATCAGGGATATGCTGTTGCAATTCATTACCAAGGAAAGCTGTCTGATCCTGGCAGTCACTCCTGCCAACACTGATCTGGCCAACTCTGATGCTTTGAAGATTGCAAAGGAGGTGGACCCACAGG GTCTGCGTACCATTGGTGTTATAACAAAACTGGATCTGATGGACGAAGGGACAGATGCGaaggatatttttgaaaataaactTCTGCCACTGCGAAGGG gtTACATAGGTGTGGTGAACCGCAGTCAGAAAGACATTGATGGGAGGAAAGACATTCGTGCTGCTCTGGCTGCTGAGAGAAAGTTCTTCTTGTCTCACCCAGCCTATAGACACATGGCAGAACGCATGGGTACACCACATCTACAGAAAGCACTTAACCAG CAATTGACCAACCACATCAGGGATACCCTGCCTGGTCTGCGCAGTAAGTTGCAGAGTCAGCTTCTCTCCCTAGAGAAGGAGGTTGAGGAGTACAAGAACTTCCGTCCAGATGACCCGACACGGAAGACCAAGGCTTTGTTGCA GATGGTGCAGCAGTTTGGTGTGGACTTTGAGAAGTGCATTGAAGGCTCCGGGGACCAGGTGGACACCAATGAGCTTTCGGGTGGTGCCAAGATCAACCGCCTCTTTCATGAGCGCTTCCCCTTTGAACTGGTCAAG ATTGTTTTTGATGAGAAGGAGCTACGGCGAGAAATCAGCCATGCAATCAAGAATGTCCACGGTGTCAG AACGGGACTGTTCACTCCAGACCTGGCGTTTGAGGCCATCGTGAAAAAGCAGATCGTTAAGCTGAAAACGCCCTGTCTCAAATGTATCGATCTGGTCATTCAGGAGCTCATCAACACAGTCAGGCAGTGCACCAACAAG CTCAACTCCTACCCCAGACTGAGAGAGGAGACTGAGAGAATTGTCACAACTCATGTCAGAGAAAGAGAAGGGAAGGCCAAGGACCAG GTTCTGCTGCTGATTGACATTGAGCTGTCCTACATCAACACCAACCATGAGGACTTCATAGGCTTTGCTAA TCTTGACTACAGAAGGCTGGATGATGGTAGCTCCCCAGTGTACGGCAACAACAG TGCtcagcagaggaacacggcTGCGAACAAGAAGAGGGCCATACCGAACCAG GTGATCAGGAAAGGCTGGCTAACCATCAACATCAGCATCATGAAAGGAGGCTCCAAGGAATACTGGTTTGTCCTGACTGCTGAGTCCCTGTCCTGGTACAAAAATGAGGAG gaaaaagaaaagaagtataTGCTTCCCTTGGATAACCTGAAGCTCAGAGATGTTGAGAAAGGCTTTATGTCCACAAAGCACATCTTTGCAATCTTCAACACTGAACAGAG GAACGTGTACAAGGATCTTCGCCAAATAGAACTGGCATGTGATACTCAGGACGATGTGGACAGCTGGAAAGCGTCTTTCCTCAGGGCTGGAGTTTATCCAGAAAAGGACCAG GAGGAGAATGAAGAGCCTTGCCCTGCAGATACATTCTCCATGGATCCTCAGTTGGAACGGCAGGTGGAAACCATACGCAACCTGGTGGACTCGTACATCAGCATCATAAACAAATCTATCAGAGATCTTGTGCCCAAGACCATCATGCATCTCATGATCAACAGC GCGAAGGACTTCATCCACTCAGAGCTTCTGGCCTACCTCTATTCATCTGGGGATCAGAACATCCTGATGGAGGAGTCGGCTGACCAGGCCCAGCGTAGAGATGAAATGCTGCGCATGTATCATGCACTCAAGGAAGCACTGGTCATTATTGGCGACATCAGTGCCAACACAATCTCCACCCCAGTACCGCCACCTGTAAATGACTCCTGGATGCAGGAAGCCAG TCCGACCGCTCAGCGCAGGCCAACTCCTACATCATCCCAACCCCCCAGCCGTCCACCTGCTGTGAGGGGACCAACACCAGGACCTCCCTTGAACCCTTCCCCTGCATTTGGAGCACCACTCAATCCCTCCCCGGCCTTTGGTGCACCCCCAATCCCCTCCCGCCCAGGCCCGCCCATCAATGCCTTCAATAGCAGTCAGGATCCCTTCAGTGCACCCCCACAGATCCCCTCCCGGCCTGCTCGTGTCCCTCCCAATATTCCCAG CCGAAGACCCCCTGGTGCTCCTTCtcaccggcccaccattattcGCCCTGCTGAGCCCTCCCTGCTAGACTAG
- the dnm2a gene encoding dynamin-2 isoform X6, producing the protein MGNRGMEDLIPLINKLQDAFSSIGQSCNLDLPQIAVVGGQSAGKSSVLENFVGRDFLPRGSGIVTRRPLILQLINNKAEYAEFLHCKGKKFVDFDEVRAEIEAETDRITGSNKGISPIPINLRVYSPHVLNLTLIDLPGMTKVAVGDQPQDIEHQIRDMLLQFITKESCLILAVTPANTDLANSDALKIAKEVDPQGLRTIGVITKLDLMDEGTDAKDIFENKLLPLRRGYIGVVNRSQKDIDGRKDIRAALAAERKFFLSHPAYRHMAERMGTPHLQKALNQQLTNHIRDTLPGLRSKLQSQLLSLEKEVEEYKNFRPDDPTRKTKALLQMVQQFGVDFEKCIEGSGDQVDTNELSGGAKINRLFHERFPFELVKIVFDEKELRREISHAIKNVHGVRTGLFTPDLAFEAIVKKQIVKLKTPCLKCIDLVIQELINTVRQCTNKLNSYPRLREETERIVTTHVREREGKAKDQVLLLIDIELSYINTNHEDFIGFANAQQRNTAANKKRAIPNQGEILVIRKGWLTINISIMKGGSKEYWFVLTAESLSWYKNEEEKEKKYMLPLDNLKLRDVEKGFMSTKHIFAIFNTEQRNVYKDLRQIELACDTQDDVDSWKASFLRAGVYPEKDQEENEEPCPADTFSMDPQLERQVETIRNLVDSYISIINKSIRDLVPKTIMHLMINSAKDFIHSELLAYLYSSGDQNILMEESADQAQRRDEMLRMYHALKEALVIIGDISANTISTPVPPPVNDSWMQEASPTAQRRPTPTSSQPPSRPPAVRGPTPGPPLNPSPAFGAPLNPSPAFGAPPIPSRPGPPINAFNSSQDPFSAPPQIPSRPARVPPNIPSRRPPGAPSHRPTIIRPAEPSLLD; encoded by the exons GGACTTCCTTCCACGTGGCTCAGGCATTGTGACCCGCAGACCTCTAATTTTGCAGCTGATCAACAATAAAGCAG AATATGCTGAATTCTTGCACTGCAAAGGAAAGAAGTTCGTGGATTTTGATGAAGTGCGGGCAGAAATTGAGGCAGAGACCGACAGGATAACAGGCTCCAACAAAGGCATCTCTCCTATCCCAATTAACCTGAGGGTGTACTCCCCACACG TGCTGAACCTGACACTGATTGACCTCCCGGGAATGACTAAGGTTGCTGTAGGAGATCAGCCACAAGACATAGAGCACCAGATCAGGGATATGCTGTTGCAATTCATTACCAAGGAAAGCTGTCTGATCCTGGCAGTCACTCCTGCCAACACTGATCTGGCCAACTCTGATGCTTTGAAGATTGCAAAGGAGGTGGACCCACAGG GTCTGCGTACCATTGGTGTTATAACAAAACTGGATCTGATGGACGAAGGGACAGATGCGaaggatatttttgaaaataaactTCTGCCACTGCGAAGGG gtTACATAGGTGTGGTGAACCGCAGTCAGAAAGACATTGATGGGAGGAAAGACATTCGTGCTGCTCTGGCTGCTGAGAGAAAGTTCTTCTTGTCTCACCCAGCCTATAGACACATGGCAGAACGCATGGGTACACCACATCTACAGAAAGCACTTAACCAG CAATTGACCAACCACATCAGGGATACCCTGCCTGGTCTGCGCAGTAAGTTGCAGAGTCAGCTTCTCTCCCTAGAGAAGGAGGTTGAGGAGTACAAGAACTTCCGTCCAGATGACCCGACACGGAAGACCAAGGCTTTGTTGCA GATGGTGCAGCAGTTTGGTGTGGACTTTGAGAAGTGCATTGAAGGCTCCGGGGACCAGGTGGACACCAATGAGCTTTCGGGTGGTGCCAAGATCAACCGCCTCTTTCATGAGCGCTTCCCCTTTGAACTGGTCAAG ATTGTTTTTGATGAGAAGGAGCTACGGCGAGAAATCAGCCATGCAATCAAGAATGTCCACGGTGTCAG AACGGGACTGTTCACTCCAGACCTGGCGTTTGAGGCCATCGTGAAAAAGCAGATCGTTAAGCTGAAAACGCCCTGTCTCAAATGTATCGATCTGGTCATTCAGGAGCTCATCAACACAGTCAGGCAGTGCACCAACAAG CTCAACTCCTACCCCAGACTGAGAGAGGAGACTGAGAGAATTGTCACAACTCATGTCAGAGAAAGAGAAGGGAAGGCCAAGGACCAG GTTCTGCTGCTGATTGACATTGAGCTGTCCTACATCAACACCAACCATGAGGACTTCATAGGCTTTGCTAA TGCtcagcagaggaacacggcTGCGAACAAGAAGAGGGCCATACCGAACCAG GGTGAGATTCTG GTGATCAGGAAAGGCTGGCTAACCATCAACATCAGCATCATGAAAGGAGGCTCCAAGGAATACTGGTTTGTCCTGACTGCTGAGTCCCTGTCCTGGTACAAAAATGAGGAG gaaaaagaaaagaagtataTGCTTCCCTTGGATAACCTGAAGCTCAGAGATGTTGAGAAAGGCTTTATGTCCACAAAGCACATCTTTGCAATCTTCAACACTGAACAGAG GAACGTGTACAAGGATCTTCGCCAAATAGAACTGGCATGTGATACTCAGGACGATGTGGACAGCTGGAAAGCGTCTTTCCTCAGGGCTGGAGTTTATCCAGAAAAGGACCAG GAGGAGAATGAAGAGCCTTGCCCTGCAGATACATTCTCCATGGATCCTCAGTTGGAACGGCAGGTGGAAACCATACGCAACCTGGTGGACTCGTACATCAGCATCATAAACAAATCTATCAGAGATCTTGTGCCCAAGACCATCATGCATCTCATGATCAACAGC GCGAAGGACTTCATCCACTCAGAGCTTCTGGCCTACCTCTATTCATCTGGGGATCAGAACATCCTGATGGAGGAGTCGGCTGACCAGGCCCAGCGTAGAGATGAAATGCTGCGCATGTATCATGCACTCAAGGAAGCACTGGTCATTATTGGCGACATCAGTGCCAACACAATCTCCACCCCAGTACCGCCACCTGTAAATGACTCCTGGATGCAGGAAGCCAG TCCGACCGCTCAGCGCAGGCCAACTCCTACATCATCCCAACCCCCCAGCCGTCCACCTGCTGTGAGGGGACCAACACCAGGACCTCCCTTGAACCCTTCCCCTGCATTTGGAGCACCACTCAATCCCTCCCCGGCCTTTGGTGCACCCCCAATCCCCTCCCGCCCAGGCCCGCCCATCAATGCCTTCAATAGCAGTCAGGATCCCTTCAGTGCACCCCCACAGATCCCCTCCCGGCCTGCTCGTGTCCCTCCCAATATTCCCAG CCGAAGACCCCCTGGTGCTCCTTCtcaccggcccaccattattcGCCCTGCTGAGCCCTCCCTGCTAGACTAG